In Diabrotica undecimpunctata isolate CICGRU chromosome 4, icDiaUnde3, whole genome shotgun sequence, a single genomic region encodes these proteins:
- the LOC140439477 gene encoding uncharacterized protein isoform X2 has product MKLTEISLIHLPLPASGMGVLKIKEDFCQMNTETHSFAQGHPQKKIIQIKEQYMRQDYEEKCHHGKLKCDICFKHSSEISHLKQQLTMYTGGEPFECDICFTKFTQEWKLKNHLEIHTGENSLKCVICSSNFNDKRDLINHLNTYIEVKSFKCEICFKKFTCADTLTNHMSVHTGKKNFECEICFKNFVRVHDLKRHMKTHTGEKSFKCEICFKQFALKGSFKRHMKIHTGEKPFECEASHSQETHHLNAHNEKFYKCEVCFEIFSNATTLKTHLSIQTGNKMCECQVCCKKFSRACDLNRHLKTHSGETNYKCEICFKNFINASDLKRHLRTHTGEKPFKCEICFKQFTEAQSLKRHLVIHTGEKLFECEICSKNFFRAGGLKNHLRTHTGEKPFECHICSRQFAQRCSLKSHLRTHTGEKPFECEICFKKFTQSTNLKSHLKMHTGEKPFTCEICCRKFIHKIYLKKHLKTHT; this is encoded by the exons tccTTAATCCACCTACCTTTACCAGCTTCTGGTATGGGAGTACTTAAAATTAAAGAAGATTTTTGTCAGATGAACACAGAGACGCATTCATTTGCGCAAG GTCATCCGCAGAAGAAGATAATACAAATTAAGGAACAATATATGCGTCAGGACTATGAAGAAAAATGTCACCATGGTAAACtaaaatgtgatatttgttttaagcacAGTTCTGAAATAAGTCATTTAAAACAGCAATTAACAATGTACACTGGTGGCGAACCTTTTgaatgtgatatttgttttacgaAATTTACCCAAGAATGGAAATTGAAAAATCATTTGGAAATACATACTGGTGAAAAttctttaaaatgtgtaatttgtTCTAGTAATTTTAATGATAAACGTGACTTGATAAATCATTTGAACACATACATTGAAGTAAAATCtttcaagtgtgaaatttgctttaaaaagTTTACTTGTGCTGATACTTTAACGAATCATATGAGTGTTCATACTGGAAAAAAAAATTtcgagtgtgaaatttgttttaagaactTTGTTAGAGTCCATGATTTGAAAAGACATATGAAAACTCATACTGGTGAAAAATCTTTTAAATGTGAAATATGTTTTAAACAATTTGCTCTAAAAGGTAGTTTTAAAAGACATATGAAAATacacactggtgaaaaaccttTTGAATGTGAAGCTTCACACAGTCAGGAGACACATCATTTGAATGCTCACAATGAAAAGTTTTACAAGTGCGAagtttgttttgaaatattttctaaTGCAACTACTCTGAAGACACATTTGAGTATTCAGACTGGAAACAAAATGTGTGAGTGTCAAGTTTGTTGTAAAAAGTTTTCACGAGCGTGTGATTTAAACAGACATTTGAAAACGCATAGTGGAGAAACAaattacaaatgtgaaatttgttttaagaactTTATTAACGCTAgtgatttgaaaagacatttgagaactcatactggtgaaaaaccttttaaatgtgaaatatgttttaaacaatttactgAAGCCCAGAGTTTAAAGAGACATTTGGTAATTCATACTGGTGAAAAACTTTtcgaatgtgaaatttgctctaAAAACTTTTTTCGAGCAGGTGGATTGAAAAATCATTTGAGGACCCACACTGGTGAAAAGCCCTTTGAATGTCATATTTGTTCACGGCAATTTGCTCAGAGATGTTCTTTAAAAAGTCATTTGAGAACACATACTGGTGAAAAGCcctttgaatgtgaaatttgttttaaaaaatttactcaATCTACCAATTTAAAAAGCCATTTGAAAATGCACACTGGTGAAAAGCCATTTACGTGTGAAATTTGTTGTAGGAAATTtattcataaaatttatttgaagAAGCATTTGAAAACGCATACTTaa